From a region of the Candidatus Syntrophosphaera sp. genome:
- the plsY gene encoding glycerol-3-phosphate 1-O-acyltransferase PlsY, with amino-acid sequence MSFGMLWAILCVAAYLIGSIPFGYLAGKLLHSKDIREGGSGNIGATNALRLYGLKTALPVLILDILKGFAVAWLLYKVVGVQPLSPFVHSLPLLMVILGHMFPVFLGFKGGKGVATAAGVYLYLIPLPLLLVLLVFIVLTALTRYVSVGSIGAALSLLLVHSIHNLRTGDPMGFPWLTLVVVALIIFKHQQNIKRLLEKRENKLSFKSKVQA; translated from the coding sequence ATGAGCTTTGGCATGCTTTGGGCAATCCTGTGCGTTGCCGCCTATTTGATCGGCAGCATCCCCTTTGGCTATCTGGCGGGGAAACTCCTGCACAGCAAAGACATACGTGAGGGAGGAAGCGGCAACATCGGCGCGACCAACGCCCTGCGGCTGTATGGCCTGAAAACCGCGCTCCCTGTGCTCATTCTGGATATTCTCAAAGGTTTTGCCGTGGCCTGGCTGCTGTATAAGGTTGTGGGGGTTCAGCCCCTGTCTCCCTTCGTTCATTCCTTGCCTCTGCTGATGGTGATCCTGGGCCATATGTTCCCTGTTTTTCTGGGATTCAAGGGGGGTAAAGGGGTCGCCACCGCCGCGGGGGTCTATCTCTATCTCATACCGCTCCCCTTGCTGCTGGTTCTGCTGGTGTTCATCGTTCTGACTGCCCTGACCCGCTATGTGTCCGTGGGTTCGATCGGGGCGGCATTATCGCTGTTATTGGTCCACAGCATCCACAATCTGCGGACCGGAGATCCCATGGGATTTCCCTGGCTCACCTTGGTGGTGGTGGCCTTGATCATCTTCAAGCATCAGCAAAACATCAAACGTTTGCTGGAAAAAAGGGAAAACAAACTCAGCTTCAAAAGCAAGGTGCAAGCCTGA